In Ascaphus truei isolate aAscTru1 chromosome 5, aAscTru1.hap1, whole genome shotgun sequence, one genomic interval encodes:
- the LOC142496164 gene encoding hemagglutinin/amebocyte aggregation factor-like: MLQEMEPHILQDGSTNTTSLLILCVQINKASALSENHKRYKDRVWDLGCKETFSKASSCYWTEYVNVLKEKIEFMCPYGTVLSSMESHYFNKKQDRRWKYYCCIGKEEFEQDCQWSEYVNDFDANLRWEAPVNYYLVGTSSYYDNFNGDRRWKYQYCAKR, encoded by the exons ATGCTTCAGGAGATG GAACCACATATTTTGCAGGATGGGTCAACAAATACAACTAGCCTCTTAATTTTGTGTGTCCAGATCAACAAAGCATCAGCTTTATCT GAGAATCATAAGAGATATAAGGACCGAGTCTGGGATCTTGGCTGCAAGGAAACCTTCAGCAAAGCTTCATCCTGCTACTGGACTGAATACGTCAATGTCTTAAAAGAAAAGATAGAATTCATGTGTCCGTATGGCACTGTCCTAAGTAGCATGGAAAGTCACTACTTTAACAAAAAGCAGGACAGGAG GTGGAAGTATTACTGCTGCATCGGGAAGGAGGAATTCGAGCAAGACTGCCAGTGGAGCGAATACGTCAATGATTTTGATGCTAACCTGAGATGGGAAGCGCCCGTTAATTACTACCTTGTAGGAACATCCAGTTACTATGATAACTTCAATGG GGACAGACGTTGGAAATACCAGTATTGTGCCAAGCGCTAA